Part of the Musa acuminata AAA Group cultivar baxijiao chromosome BXJ2-7, Cavendish_Baxijiao_AAA, whole genome shotgun sequence genome is shown below.
TCTATTGGAGACCCATATTGATTGGCAATTTGAGGTGCTCCTTATCAAGAAGATCAGAAGAAGATGAAAGTTCCATGCGGCAGAGGCTTTTCTGTGTATGTAATAACTCATATTGTCGGATTGATTGATGGAGATTTAGTTATAATCAGATGGACACCCTGATGGTGTGGTTTCAAAGGAAGCTAAACAATTTTTTGCGGTGTTTTCTTTTCCCTCTAAACTAATGGAGGATGACTTTGTAGCGGAGTAGCAGTGTGCCATAAGGGTTTCAACAAATTGACAATTCATTGAcatcaagaagagaagaaatttatttattcattttaaTAAAGCGGGCAGTATATTACATGTCTGGATTGATCTTTGTGCATGAATGAATTTGAGGAATCTTGGTTTTTCTTATTGTAGTATGCAAATATCAAGGAGAGCACAAGTAGCCGGGAAGCTCTTGGCACTGAGTTGACAATCTATCAATTGCAGGGATGTAAGAAGCTTTGGATTTGGCTTACAAGAAACCCTTGGTGGTGCTTGAACTGCAAAGTCTACATGCTTGTTTTGCTCCTGCAAAGAAGGCTGTTGAATGTTGCTTCTGTCTGAAGTATCATCTATCCAATCACTTTGAACTAAGAGTATCATCAAATGAACAGAACCAGAGCCCAGAGAATGCTATAACCAGAAATATGTAAAGCAACATGGATCACTCTAGGAGTGTCATGTTCATGGTAATGAAGCTGCTGTGGTGCACTTATCCTGTTCCAAATTCCTGTTTTCCCATCAGCATGGTCAAAGTCTTATTATTATGATTGAGGGGCGGGCTACACTTGCAGGTATCTCTGATAACTACACTTTTGGGTGCTAATGTTTGATTGCTAGTCTTTGTAGTAAATCCCACATACATATTCCAGTGTCCAATGTGACTGACCAAAGATGGACATCAAAGAAAGATCTGCACGAGTGAAAGCAAAAGCCTGCTGTACACATTGCTTTGACGAGGGCCAACCATTCTGTCATCTCGTAGCCATTGTCCTCTTCCGTGTGAGAAATGGGTGGCCTGGGAAGGGAGAACACTTTGCAAGTTGTTTCTATCCTGCTTTATCCTAATTCCACAGCTGTAGCCCGCTCACAGTTCCTTTACTCATCAGCACAGGGTTGAAGGAATTCCAATAATAAGTTGCATGATTGGTGGGAGGAGAGATTCATGGCTATCAAGATACTTTTGGGCACAGTCTTGTCTGCCATATGGAAGAGCATAATGATGGTAACTCTCCTCAAACCCACCACTTCATGCTTTTGGATGGGTTAGCAGATGCAGTGGATTCATCATGAACTTATCATGACAGGGCCAATATCAATTTACCTATCCTCTATGATTTTAGTACAATCTGATCACACTCCAAAATCGTGTGATCAGATTATGCCAGAGTACAACTTGAGAGCCAGCAGAATCCATGAAATTAGACTCAGTTGCAGCACCAAtgacttccttcctcttcctgatCCTCACAATCACATCCAATCCAACAATGAGATCCTGAAGAATCCTCCTAGCTAACCTTTTCCATGGGGCAAGGCTTAATTGGTCTGATATTATATTGAGCTATCAAGAGCATCAAGACCTTGCAGAATAATCATTCAATAGGTCTCACCATTTTCTGGCCACAACATTCAACATCCAACACAAAGGTTTGTCCATTGTGCAACCTTATTAATTACCACACTATCATATTCTTTTACTTCTTCAGACAGTATTTTTCTTTGACAGCTTTCAAGTTTATGCTATGGTAGCTGTGCCAAAGTAATTATATGTTTGTCGGTTCACTGTATGGTGTTCCACACGCAGGTTGTCAGTCTCAAGAACACCGTGCCTACTGTGATTCTTCTCAAAGGAGCAGATAAGTCCAAAACCCCTTTGAATTAGTCCAACTTTGACTGGGCTAATTCAGATTGATCGTCCAATTATTTTGTCCAACACCTCAATTGATTACGCTGCGCAGGATAATGACAAGCAATTGCCACCCCCAGTCTTTGTTGCATCTGTAGTTGCTATCCGATTCTTCCCCACCAGGACAAAACTCCTCGTCTCCTCTTATTTGTTCCTGTGGTTGTCTTCTTTGCATCCCTCATCCAAACCCTGTTCAAGCAGCTGTACACTGCTATCAGGATTTCCCTTCCCTTCCAAGCTGTGTCCTACCGAGGCATCGCTGCTGAGTTAAAGAGTGCAACCTGGGATCTGATTCAGAAACAACTTGACAGCTTTTATCCTATCAGAGCTGCTCCCTCCACCAGAGTGTAAGTCCTCTGTACTTGATCTTGATATCAACCTCATCTTTTGCTTTCCTCGTTCATTTTCTGTCAGCCTTATAGAACAGTGCATGAAAACTTCATCTCTGTCCAAGTAAGAACATTCTAATTGCAGAAACATGCACTTGTTGCTGCTTGTTCTGATGCTGTGATTGCTACAGGAGTACCAGGATGAGCATCCCTGAACTGTTCAGGTGTCCGATTAGCCTAGACTTGTTTGCCGATCCAGTCACTCTCAGCACGGGGCAGACATACGACCGAGCTAGCATCGAGAAATGGCTCGGCTATGGGAATTCAACATGCCCGGTGACAATGCAGAGGCTTCACGACAAGTCGCTCGTTCCCAACCACACCCTCCGGCATTTGATCGAACAGTGGTTTCTCACTGCCTCTATCCACGGTGACGGTTCAGTGTTGATGGATCCAATCAACAGCATGGATATCTCGCTGTCTGAGCTCAAACGAAACCTCCGATTGCCGACCTCTACCCTCACGACAAAGCTCGAGACACTCAGAATAATCAAGGTACTGTCGTCGGAGTCGAGCGTAAGGCAGGCCAGCCTAGTTCAGGCAGGCTTCTTCCAGTTGCTGCTCCATGTGCTGTTCCAAGCTCCGGTCGCCCACAATGCCGAAGTCACAGAGCTAGCTCTTGATGGCGTTCTGAATCTGTTGCCTTCGGCGGATTTGGAGTCGCTAAACATGCTGAGGAAGGAGAGCAGCTTGACTCAGCTAGTGTTCCTCTTGGACCAAAGCAATGTTAAGATCAAGACCGCCTTGTGCTGCTTGTTGGAGACGATCGCTGCGTGTTCTGCGACGCAGGAGCTGTGCCTCATGTTAGGACGGCGGCAGCGGGTTCTGCAAATCCTGGTCTCGCTCCTGCAGCACAAATCGGACGCCGCGGCTTCCGAAGCCGCCGTGAGAGCAGTCTGCAGCCTGTGCTCATCGGAAGCCAACAGAGCCACTGCGATCAGAGAAGGCGCTGTGGACGGCCTCATCGCTTACCTCTCGGACACGGGATGTGCTCCGAGGTCGAGGAACCGAAGCGCCGCGCGCGCGTTGGCCACACTGGAGCTTCTTCTGGGCCTCGAGATCGGCAAAAGGAAGATGAACAAGAACCCAGACGCAATCGCGACCCTGGTGAAGATGGTGTTCCGAGTTCCCTCCGACCAACGAGGCAGTGAGCACGCTGTCGGGTCGCTGCTGCTGGTGTGCTGCGACTCCGGGACGGTGCGGAGAGAAGCCATCGACGCCGGGGTTTTGACgaagctactgctgctgctgcagagCCAGAGCAGCGCCCAGGCCAAGACGAAGGCCAGAGCTCTGTTGAAGCTGCTTATACCTGTAATCAAAAAACAAGTCCTGTGATCTCTGTGCATACTTCTTGTGAAATGGAATCACGAGTTCTCCTGCAGTCGATGAAGCCTCTGCCTCCATCTTGGCCACTCCAAGCAGAGATTTGTCTTCACGTTGTCTAATTTGTTCGTTGATGAGATACTCCAAGAACGCTTGGAGTAATTGTCGCACCAGCCCAATTGGTACATGCGGCCCAATTTGGCTTCGTGTGGGCTACGCACGTATCCTAAAGCGCTGATGAGATCCTTTCACGGATCTCAAAGCCTATTTCTCCACTACTCAAATTCAAACGAACGCGAGCCTGCGCGGGATTCGTGAGGAGGATATAAATTTAGAGGCGGCGACGAAGGAAGATGCCGAAGGGCTTCGGTGCAGCACGCGGGCCGATGGCGATCGTCCGCCTCAAGAAGCACTGGCATCGTTGATCCGGAGTGTAAGCAACCTTCTCCGCCCGTCATCATCTATTCTAATTGCTGAATCCcaacttctttcttcttcttctggatCCAAATACACTGTCCATCTAGGGTTTATATGGTCTTTTCCCAACTCAAGATTCCGGATTCGCATTTAGATCCATCATCTATTCTAATTGCTGTAGCACTGCCTGTCTAGGGTTTTATGGTGTTTACCCAACTCAAGATTGAAGAATCGAATTCAGGTTCATCTGTGACTAGGTCTCATGGTTTGTAAAGCTGGTCGTCCAATTCGATCATTTTCTTGGGAAGAAAGCAACGCGAATCGATTGCCGTCGGTACCTCGTCCTGTGTAGATAGGGTTTTACCAAGTTTACCCAACCCAAGAATCAAGAACTGCCTTCAGGTTTACTCGGGATACGATTCCACACtcggatttgattttttttttgtttttgttttgtgtaTCGCATTAATACCTCTTGTATTAAGTTCTTCTTAATTTTTGATGCAGAAATCAGGATTTGGATGTGgtttactcagatatcttaaaagGATTTCTAGAGTGTTCAAGAGGTTTGAGCTTGCCTTTTGACACTGTCTGTCAATCAATCAAAAATATGCATGGTGGTAAGCTTGCCCTTTTCTATGCTAGTTTGAGATGGTAATTTTTGTTCTTGTTTAAGAAATGCAACCCTTTAAACTATGTAGAGGTAATCTTCTGTGGTATAATCTTCCCATGGCTCATATGGGATGTAATCTTTTGTTTCGTATCGGACGATCGACATATTCATGAACAAAAAAAATTCGAATGACAGTCTAATGGCGTAAGAAATGTTTGTGCATGATCGTGTCTTATTTTATACAATTCCAAGAAACTTTAAGAAATGCCACAAGTCTTTGAGAAAGGATAGGAATTGTATACTTTAAGATTATTCTGTTGTATACTTTAAGTTCATTCACAGGTTCTGCCTATTATATAACATCTTTTGTTGTTTACAAGATAATTCAACTTCATGCTACCTCATTTGTCATGTTAAATATGCAATTTTCAGTTTGATTTAGTGATCGTTAACTTGTCTAAATTAAATTTCTGCATATCTTTACTAATCCTaatgttaataaatttttttataaagaaaTATGGTGCAAGTAATATCCTTCATTTCAATCTTATTCCGTGAGGCATAGAGGTTGTTGTTATGGTTTAGCAGTTCTCCGATAAGATGGATGATGACcgatagattttggacaaagtagaGCTTTGGAAAATTATCAATCTAGAAAGTCAATGTCCATAAGCAATCAGCATGATTAAGCGACTGATGCATGAAAATACATTTTACGGTGAATCCTAGTAAAAGCTCTGAAAAGGGTACTTTACTTACTAAGAGATGTTTTCAAAGTTGAATTGTTCTAGGATTTCCAGAGTCTATCTTTCTTGGCAGCACAAATGTGATGAGAGTTTCTGATGGCTAATATGTCTTCTTGCAGCAACTTTGCTGTTGTGTTCATTGTATTCAACAGCTAAGAATAAGTCTTCTCATGCTTGCATAAGATCTTTCTCCATCGCAGTTATTATTTGATTAGGCAATGTTTTACTGATACATCATGGCAGAGAGGATTCAATTTTTTAGTTAAACAAATAGATTTATTCCACAAACTTGGGAGTTGTTTATATTGATATCTGTCAGACAAGCACGAGACTGAGAACTTCTTTTGAGCTCTGTTGAAGCTCCATTGAAGTTGGTACTGTTACGGTcagtaactgttcagccgtggccttggggcgtcacggcttggtccgggtccggaaggcggtggtcaACGGGTGGGGGAGCCCCTCGAGTCTGCTGGATCTCCAGAGGCGGTGATCTCCAAAGgcgtcgcacctgcacaaaggtcgggtcggggtgctcgacccgacccctccgacgatcaagtcaatgaaagatgtggagggggtgaaGGAGGAGGGAAAGCCTCCCTGTGTTCAGTGTGTCCTCCTCTTTGCTTAgggctcaggggtatttatagaggagattAGATGTTACCTGACgcagctgtctgcagggcaggactgtacctttggtggcgtctgacattgccactggggttgcgtgggaggctgagctgctgcagggtatggtgaGCCTCAGGCAGCGTGTCGCtcagggggatgctgtcatggcgtgtcacGTCGCCACTTTtatccctatcatatgcccccccaaaAGGAGCCATGCGTCGGTCGTGATGGGGGAGGGGGTCCGAGGCATGGTTGCGTCTCGTGGTGCCGACGCAGTCTGAGGCGACCTGTGGTCCAGtgtgtctcgggcattatgcgaccgaggaggaaggcccaggcgggctggccgcgctggggcgcctcgggcattacgtgaccgaggaggaaggcccaggcgggctggccgcgcaggggcGCCtctggcattacgcgaccgaggaggaggaccccggcaggctggccgcgctggggcgcctcgggcattacgcgaccgaggaggaagaccccggcgggctggccgcacaggggcgcctcgggcattatgcgacctcgGAGGAGGACcccggcgggctggccgcgctggggcgcctcgggcattacgcgacctcgGAGGAGGACCCCGACGGGCTGACCGCGCTGAGGtaggctcggcgcaggcaggctgcgaccgaggggcgagacccaAGTGGGTAAGCCGCCCTCAGACTcggcagtgaatatggccgaggagctcggcgcaggcaggttgGCCGCGCAAGCGTTTCTCGgggggtatggagccgagggacatgacgcaggcgggctggcggcgctggtctgtctcgggaacatggagccaaggagcacgacgcaggtggctggcggcgcaggtgtggtctcgggcattacgcgaccgaggagcacgacgtaggcgggcagatcgcgcaggcgtggtcgcgagggccatgcgaccgagtagcacgacgcaggcgggcaggacgcgaggacgtggactcgggcaccatgcgacCGAGGTATACGACAGAGGCGGACAGGcagcgccgaggtagatctcggcagcgATTGACTGAGGTGCTTGGCGCAGgcaagctgcgaccgagggacaccgctcaggcgcgcAAGCCGCGCTGAGGTAGGCTCGGCGCAAGCAGGCTGCGACTGAGGGGCGAGACTCTAGTCGGTAAGCCGCCCTTAGATAGACTcggcagtgaatatggccgagtagctcggcgcaggcaggctggccgcgcatgcgtgtctcggggggtatggagccgagggacacgacgcaggcgggctggcggcgctggtctgtctcgggaacatggagccaaggagcacgacgcaggcgactgacggcgcaggtgtggtctcgggcattacgcgaccgaggagcacgacgcaggcgggcagaccgtgcAGGCGTGGTCACAAGGGCCATgcaaccgagtagcacgacgcaggtgggcaggacgcgaggacgtggactcaggcaccatgcggccgaggtacacgatagaggcggacaggccgcgccgaggtagatctcggcaatGAGTGACCGAGGTGCCCGGCGCAGGCAAGCTACGACCGAGGGACaccactcaggcgggcaggccgcgcttgatatggcaaaaaatggtaaaccctACTCCCGGCAACGCCCCCCGCAcatggacaggcgcggcgccccagggagagcaacgagggcaacggtctgcgtccggacgtcagcctcactgagcccacagccccTCAGTCAACCCAacacagtaggacgagacagaagtaggtagcggttgaagctcgcccataccctgcgattccccgaTCCCACACGCAActtcctcggcgatgtcggacgtcatcagaggtacggccccgaccgacgggatggcgcgcccgataatgccgagttcccctataaacgtcctgGAGCCAGAGGGAAGAGGGCAGACGGGACGCCCGGAACAATCGCCATttcatctctctaacttgatcgtcggaggggttgggtcgaaccgacccgacctttgtgcaggtatcaagccgaggtctcccgttCGGGACACGCAGGCAAGGAGTCCCCACCCGGAGGAAGTCGctgcatcgccccgagtccgaggccgcacccgaccaccccggtggagacgagcatcgccccagggagatccccgccattcggacccccgaacgagccgagacgacctcccgagtcacggctaagaaaaaaaggtgtttacactaacataatggcgctagaaggagggccggtccgaatgtcaagcgatcaacaggctcactccgacgaacccccagccgtccggtcgcacacgaccgacgcaacggaagaacatcccCAACAGGAGGGGGTTCGGGGCGAGCCCCCCGCTGCGATCTCGGAGCGCTATTGACGATTGTTCAACGATCCGGGTCTATCGCCACCCATCGCCAATCCCGGTGGCCCGTCACCCGtgccacccgaagccttctacgacctcacgcaccaggtccgggctcttacgggagtgatgcagaccatcatcccgctggtcTCTCCCCCGACGTCTTCACACTCAACCCTACCTCCACCGCGGCAACGGCCCGCCGCTCGAAACCCCGCACCGCTCCCCGAGTCTCCCGCTTCGCCTCCGAACCAATCGACCCAGCCCGCGAGCCGAGGAGCGAAGGAACCAGCGGCGCACCCGATGCCCGTGGCCCCACTTTCAGACTCGGCGGAGGGCCTGTGGGCCCAGCTACGCCTCGTAGGCCGCCGGTTGGACGAGGTGCAGCGTGAGGTTCGCCGGACTAGGGGAGACCCGGGGGCCGAGCAACACCAGGGGTCCCCCTTcacccccgagattcaagagGAAGCAATCTTgccgcattttcggctcccgTCATTGGATGCCTATGACGGTGCCACCGATCCGGCGGACCACGTAGCTGCTTTCCGCGCCCAAATGGCACTATACGGGACatccgatgccctgatgtgcagggcgttcccgacaaccctgcggggcccagcccgagcgtggtacagcaatctgaagaccgcgaccatcgcctctttcgaccaaCTGGCCAGagactttgagcttaacttcctggctcacGCCAAACCGAAGCCGTCGGTGgcgatgctcctcgggctcaaccagagggaggatgagcccctctctcactttgtgaaccgcttcaccacacAAATCCGCGGGCTGTCTGacgctcacccttctttgatgatgcaggcattcatgatgggcctgcgccctacccgattcttttggtctctggtggagcgaccccccacttcggttcccgaaatgttgcagcgtgcgaaccagtacatcgctgctgaggcatggatggtcgggaggcgcgacgagcgcaagagggttaagccagagcagtcccaacaacaacagcccgctacctcccggcgtagggtcggcggcctcaacgatgcggcacctaggtcccctcccccgggcctgaactcctctcggaccgaaatatttctccacattaaggagaaaggccttctcaaagacccctacccgatgaggagcccgcgcgaactcgcggaccgctctaaatactgccgtttccaccgacagcccggtcacgacaccgaggagtgtcgagaattaaaaaggcaaattgaggagctcattcgccgagggcacctcggctcatacctccgaccagacaaggagctctcgccacgcccggaaggccccatcgagcggcacatagatgtcataaccggcggACCAGCGTCCGGAGGGAGTTCCATGGCGGGCGGAAGGGcatacgccagggcctcccgGGCTGAAGCCACcaaacaggaaaagggccccgaagtcaccttcccgaccgggggACCTGAACCAGCCGAACATGATGACGCGTTGGTaatatcagccagaatcgccaacgcgcaagtgagaaggatcctggtcgacactggaagctcggccgatatactttactgggacgccttccaaaagctcggtctggtaaaggagaacatgaagccggtatgctccacactcacggggttcaccggcgcctcgatctcgtcactaggggtcatcaccctgcccctaactttgggagtcttcccgaaggcaaaaatagtgatgacctcctttctggtggtcgacctccccacggcatacaacgccatcctcggacggccaaccctcaacaagacccgagccgtcatctcaacttactaccaaaccatcaagttcccgacccaTGATGGTGTTGGGGAAGTGGcggggaactcctgggagtccaggcgctgctacttgaccgctgtgtcactaaacaagagagcgaggatccaatccccgctggaagacccccgggagggaaaaaaaTCGACCCCCCGCCCCGAGCCGAAGGAATCCACTATTGACTTGCCACTAATCGAAGGAAGGCCCGACCAAACAGTCAAAGTCGGGTCGGGACTGCCCGAACAAGAGCAAcagcagctcgtcggccttctgcgagccaacgccgacatcttcgcttggacgccgACTGACCTAGTCAgagtccacccggaagtcgcgctgcaccacttgaacatctcgtccgacgcccgcccggtaaaacagagacccaggcggcaggccccggatcggcaactggccatccgagaagaggtaaatcgacttctggcggccggtttcatagaagaggcgaggtacccacagtggctctccaatgtagtccttgtcaaaaagcctaatggaagctggcggatgtgcattgactacaccagtctcaacaatgcttgcCCAAAAAATTGCTACCCCCTACcaaagatcgaccagctagtTGACGCCACGGCCGGCCACGCCCGTCTTTCGTTTATGGACGCATTCTCCGGTGACAACCAggtcaggatggcacccgaagaccaagaacacacagccttcctcaccgagcaagggatgtatttttacaaagtcatgtcgttcgggttgaaaaatgccggggcgacctaccagaggacggtgaacaggatattcgcccaccagattggacgaaacatggagatatatgtcgacgacatgatcgtaaagagccgaaCGGCGGAGGCCCATCCTTCCGACCTAGCTGAAACATTCGACACCCTGCGAAAgttcggcctgcgcctcaaccccgccaagtgcgccttcggcgtgacctcgggaaaattcctcggattcatcatacatgagagagggattgacgccaacccggaaaagatacaggccatcattgacatgcagcctcctcggacgatcagagacctgcagcgccttaacgggaggctagtCGCGTTATCACGTTTTCtttcccgatcgggagatcgctgcctccccttcttccaagccctgaaggatccgaagaacttccgatggacgaCGGAATGCGAGAGGGCCTTCGAGCGGATGAAGcaacacc
Proteins encoded:
- the LOC135617824 gene encoding U-box domain-containing protein 26-like; the protein is MSIPELFRCPISLDLFADPVTLSTGQTYDRASIEKWLGYGNSTCPVTMQRLHDKSLVPNHTLRHLIEQWFLTASIHGDGSVLMDPINSMDISLSELKRNLRLPTSTLTTKLETLRIIKVLSSESSVRQASLVQAGFFQLLLHVLFQAPVAHNAEVTELALDGVLNLLPSADLESLNMLRKESSLTQLVFLLDQSNVKIKTALCCLLETIAACSATQELCLMLGRRQRVLQILVSLLQHKSDAAASEAAVRAVCSLCSSEANRATAIREGAVDGLIAYLSDTGCAPRSRNRSAARALATLELLLGLEIGKRKMNKNPDAIATLVKMVFRVPSDQRGSEHAVGSLLLVCCDSGTVRREAIDAGVLTKLLLLLQSQSSAQAKTKARALLKLLIPVIKKQVL